In Tessaracoccus flavus, the following are encoded in one genomic region:
- a CDS encoding DUF6966 domain-containing protein encodes MTNDQDVQARTASFLAHAREVEAILQEAGEVKWLQWISRAIADVEASRVAGFELVLAGFRGGMGSFNDFVIHPLNGHTVTRDAVEQVNDRLRREASAAVADARFVTRALGR; translated from the coding sequence ATGACGAATGATCAGGATGTCCAGGCGCGGACTGCTTCGTTCCTCGCCCATGCTCGGGAGGTCGAGGCCATCCTGCAGGAAGCAGGAGAGGTGAAGTGGCTGCAGTGGATCTCGCGTGCCATCGCGGACGTGGAGGCGAGCCGTGTGGCAGGGTTTGAGCTCGTGCTCGCGGGCTTCCGAGGCGGCATGGGCAGCTTCAATGACTTCGTCATCCACCCACTGAACGGCCACACCGTGACCCGCGACGCTGTGGAGCAGGTCAACGATCGGCTCAGGCGAGAGGCCAGCGCAGCCGTTGCTGATGCCCGGTTTGTGACACGCGCCTTGGGGCGCTGA
- a CDS encoding LysE family translocator, translating to MPTWFSLVGFLLAVTPLVMTPGASFTLVSAKGVSGDRRGAFQIILGTGLGILTHAVLAGLGLAVLVMQSAQAYAVVRLVGTAYLVGLVVWLLAKALLRREPDPTPGRQGRRPRHARNPWPPRTSPTSST from the coding sequence ATGCCCACTTGGTTCTCACTCGTCGGGTTCCTCCTCGCCGTGACGCCCCTGGTGATGACGCCAGGCGCCAGCTTCACGCTGGTGAGCGCCAAGGGCGTCTCCGGTGATCGACGCGGGGCGTTCCAGATCATCCTCGGCACGGGTCTCGGCATCCTCACCCATGCGGTGCTCGCCGGGCTGGGTCTCGCGGTGCTCGTCATGCAGTCGGCCCAGGCGTACGCCGTCGTCCGACTTGTGGGTACCGCCTACCTCGTGGGCCTCGTAGTCTGGCTGCTGGCCAAGGCCCTCCTCCGCCGAGAGCCAGACCCGACCCCCGGGCGACAGGGGCGGCGTCCACGTCATGCGAGGAACCCCTGGCCGCCGCGTACCTCGCCAACGTCCTCAACGTGA
- a CDS encoding response regulator transcription factor, which translates to MRGGRAGGRHIDPALAADAIAAGDSPLTAREADVLLAAVGVAPVEDIATRVSLSPGTVRNYLSVAQSKLGASTRHEAVRIAQTRGWI; encoded by the coding sequence ATGCGTGGCGGGCGTGCGGGAGGGCGGCACATCGACCCGGCCCTGGCGGCGGACGCCATCGCCGCCGGCGACTCCCCGCTCACGGCACGCGAGGCGGACGTGCTGCTGGCTGCAGTCGGCGTCGCCCCTGTGGAGGACATCGCCACCCGCGTCAGCCTCTCGCCTGGAACCGTCCGCAACTACCTGAGCGTTGCGCAGTCGAAGCTGGGGGCATCCACCCGCCACGAGGCAGTGCGCATCGCCCAGACCCGCGGCTGGATCTAG
- a CDS encoding TniQ family protein: MPPSRTPATHSLPPDWTAPLVPHPVAGESWSSFLQRLAQLNAVNLDRLCSDIGVPNDDILTPDQMDKGVSLTRLGRGDVLALTLNRWAGGALPGHLRQTTTGQGRPWTWVGRRGRRTRCSQCSVNGAHLLIWRLPWITACTNHRCYLTAGEVEPQPAAPEHLRRTHYFLRQIGQANPRNFAIWRDAVTLTVGLRRVRATVLSTADARQRASVLEAAAPLATAPTPEKTMGVLAAWCAQQNVPYLWDALRSKLHSRPIIDAADALAARAWYRRHSA, from the coding sequence GTGCCGCCCTCCCGCACGCCCGCCACGCATAGCCTGCCTCCCGATTGGACGGCGCCCCTCGTCCCACATCCCGTTGCTGGAGAATCGTGGTCATCATTTCTGCAACGCCTCGCCCAACTCAACGCCGTGAATCTCGACAGGCTGTGCAGCGACATCGGGGTCCCCAACGACGACATCCTCACGCCGGACCAGATGGACAAAGGGGTCAGCCTCACCCGCCTTGGGCGGGGCGATGTCCTCGCCTTGACCCTGAACAGGTGGGCCGGAGGAGCCCTCCCCGGCCATCTGCGACAGACCACGACGGGTCAGGGACGGCCCTGGACCTGGGTGGGGCGGCGTGGGCGGCGTACCCGGTGCTCACAGTGCTCGGTCAACGGTGCGCACCTGCTGATCTGGCGTCTTCCATGGATCACTGCGTGCACCAACCACCGCTGCTACCTAACCGCAGGCGAAGTAGAGCCTCAGCCAGCAGCGCCTGAACACCTACGACGGACCCACTACTTTCTGCGCCAGATCGGCCAAGCCAACCCGAGAAACTTCGCCATCTGGAGAGACGCCGTCACGCTCACCGTCGGTCTGCGCCGAGTTCGCGCAACCGTCTTGTCCACCGCAGATGCCCGCCAGCGGGCCAGCGTCTTGGAAGCGGCGGCGCCTCTGGCGACCGCACCCACGCCCGAGAAGACGATGGGTGTCCTGGCGGCGTGGTGCGCGCAACAGAACGTGCCCTACCTCTGGGATGCCCTGCGCAGCAAGCTGCACAGCCGGCCGATCATTGACGCAGCCGACGCGTTGGCCGCCCGAGCCTGGTACCGTCGGCACTCCGCCTAG
- a CDS encoding IS256 family transposase, with amino-acid sequence MALSQSALSELLDAFRTGEGVDMIRESVRTVLQELLEFEAAGVIGAQRYERSEDRVTERNGTRPKLLATKAGDVELRIPKLRKGSFFPSILEPRRRIDQALYAVVMEAYVHGVSTRSVDDLVVALGADSGISKSEVSRICEQLDETIGAFRTRPLDHTAFPYLYLDATYLHVRNKPGKGGQVVSMAVVVATGIAADGSREVLGLDVGDSEDETFWRSFLLSLKQRGLGGVRLVISDQHAGLVAALKRSFQGSAHQRCRVHFARNLLAHVPKSHADMVAAVFRTIFAQPDPEAASAAWDEVRDQLAATFPKIAGVMDEAKAEVLAFTAFPKPHWRKIWSTNPLERLNKEIKRRSRVVGIFPNAAAVIRLVGAVLTDTHDEWIAGDRRYLSEESMANLAETMDTDDRAAIEGGK; translated from the coding sequence ATGGCCTTGTCCCAGTCTGCCCTGTCCGAACTGCTCGACGCATTCCGCACCGGCGAGGGCGTCGACATGATCCGCGAGTCGGTCCGTACTGTGCTGCAGGAACTCCTCGAGTTCGAAGCCGCCGGGGTGATCGGGGCGCAGCGCTACGAACGCAGCGAGGACCGCGTCACCGAACGCAACGGCACCCGACCCAAGTTGCTGGCCACCAAGGCCGGGGATGTAGAACTGCGGATCCCCAAGCTCCGCAAGGGATCATTCTTCCCCAGCATCCTCGAGCCGCGCCGTCGGATCGACCAAGCCTTGTATGCGGTGGTGATGGAGGCCTACGTCCACGGCGTGAGCACCCGCAGCGTCGACGACCTCGTGGTCGCCCTCGGTGCCGACTCAGGGATCAGCAAGTCCGAGGTGTCGCGTATCTGCGAGCAGCTCGACGAGACGATCGGCGCGTTCCGCACCCGACCGCTGGACCACACCGCGTTCCCCTACCTCTACCTCGACGCCACCTACCTGCACGTCCGCAACAAGCCCGGCAAGGGCGGGCAGGTGGTGTCGATGGCGGTCGTGGTCGCCACCGGGATCGCCGCCGACGGCAGCCGTGAGGTCCTCGGCCTCGACGTCGGCGACAGCGAAGACGAGACGTTCTGGCGTAGCTTCCTGCTCAGCCTCAAACAGCGCGGCCTAGGCGGAGTGAGGCTGGTCATAAGCGACCAGCATGCTGGTCTCGTGGCGGCGCTGAAACGCTCCTTCCAGGGATCAGCACATCAACGATGCCGGGTCCACTTCGCCCGCAACCTGCTCGCCCACGTCCCGAAGTCCCACGCCGACATGGTCGCGGCCGTGTTCCGCACGATCTTCGCCCAGCCAGACCCCGAAGCCGCCTCCGCGGCCTGGGACGAAGTCCGTGACCAACTCGCCGCCACCTTCCCCAAGATCGCAGGAGTGATGGACGAGGCGAAGGCCGAGGTGCTCGCGTTCACCGCCTTCCCCAAGCCCCACTGGCGCAAGATCTGGTCCACCAACCCGCTCGAGCGCCTCAACAAGGAGATCAAACGTCGCTCCCGCGTTGTCGGGATCTTCCCCAACGCAGCCGCGGTCATCCGCCTCGTCGGCGCAGTCCTCACCGACACCCACGACGAGTGGATCGCCGGCGACCGCCGCTACCTCTCCGAAGAATCCATGGCCAACCTCGCCGAAACCATGGATACTGATGACCGAGCCGCCATCGAGGGCGGCAAGTGA
- a CDS encoding class I SAM-dependent DNA methyltransferase, which yields MAEIDAVRSAYDEVADTYENHIQGTGTERPIDLAMIRHFAALLPNQAHVVDAGCGAGRMLPLLASLGCQVEGIDLSPGMISRSRRDHPGFSTQVASMDDMPFGDEHLDGVFSWYSTIHSPDDMLPPICAEVHRILRPGGVALLPFRPASGRRTSARLTNQPATGSA from the coding sequence ATGGCAGAAATTGATGCGGTGAGGTCAGCTTATGATGAGGTCGCCGACACCTACGAGAACCACATTCAGGGGACCGGAACCGAACGGCCGATCGATCTGGCGATGATCAGGCACTTCGCTGCCCTGCTGCCCAACCAAGCCCACGTCGTAGACGCCGGATGCGGGGCGGGCAGGATGCTGCCCCTTCTGGCTTCCCTTGGCTGCCAGGTGGAGGGGATCGACCTGTCCCCCGGCATGATCAGTCGAAGTAGGCGAGATCATCCGGGATTCTCGACGCAAGTGGCAAGCATGGACGACATGCCCTTCGGGGACGAACACCTCGACGGTGTCTTCTCCTGGTACTCAACGATCCATTCCCCAGACGACATGCTGCCCCCTATCTGCGCTGAAGTGCATCGGATTCTCCGTCCCGGCGGTGTGGCCCTGTTGCCTTTCAGGCCGGCTTCGGGGCGAAGGACGTCGGCGCGGCTTACGAATCAGCCGGCCACCGGATCAGCTTGA
- a CDS encoding DUF4440 domain-containing protein, with protein MNTAPAETVRRNRVAITVYGAIRAAITGSPPQTIVFGADLRQAENMNHAHLQALEESLLTTAVRADRERLLALLHEEFVEVGRSGRRWTRAEIVESLADEAERETPPTDEWSFNTLSPTLTLLTYRISGQEFDSRHSSVWDTAGDVPRMRFHQGTPITNDTSLLAEGMSNIIVERPKVVCLCGSLRFQRLFDSERKRLTARGIIVLAPEPVDEEPTASMRATLGELHLRRIDLADEVRVVSEGGYIGDATRREILYARATNKVVSAVEANVVLPTFSA; from the coding sequence GTGAACACAGCACCCGCCGAAACCGTCCGCCGAAACCGGGTTGCGATCACCGTTTACGGAGCCATCAGAGCGGCAATCACAGGCTCTCCACCACAAACGATCGTTTTCGGCGCAGATCTGCGCCAGGCTGAGAACATGAACCATGCTCACTTGCAAGCGCTTGAAGAATCACTCCTCACCACTGCGGTGCGGGCTGACCGGGAACGGCTACTGGCGCTGCTGCATGAAGAGTTCGTCGAGGTAGGTCGTTCGGGCCGCCGTTGGACACGCGCAGAGATTGTGGAGTCGTTGGCGGACGAAGCAGAGCGAGAGACGCCACCCACCGATGAGTGGAGTTTCAACACTCTCAGCCCCACACTGACCCTGTTGACCTATCGCATATCCGGGCAAGAGTTCGACAGTCGTCATTCGTCCGTGTGGGATACGGCGGGCGATGTCCCTCGCATGAGGTTTCACCAGGGAACGCCTATCACTAACGACACCAGCCTGTTGGCCGAGGGCATGAGCAACATCATCGTTGAGCGACCCAAAGTGGTGTGCCTGTGCGGTTCGCTGCGCTTTCAGCGCCTGTTCGATTCAGAACGGAAGAGGTTGACCGCACGAGGCATCATCGTGCTCGCACCGGAGCCCGTCGACGAGGAGCCGACTGCGAGTATGCGTGCGACCCTCGGTGAGTTGCACCTGAGAAGGATAGACCTGGCTGACGAGGTTCGTGTTGTGAGCGAAGGCGGGTACATCGGGGACGCCACTCGTCGCGAGATCCTGTACGCACGCGCTACGAATAAGGTCGTCAGCGCAGTGGAGGCGAACGTCGTCCTCCCGACGTTCTCCGCATAG
- a CDS encoding ISL3 family transposase — protein MTDSTSCCRASSGYCERCDLLLGLPGLHVVGVHRDDAGLRVEVESRPPAVMGCPACGVIAHAHGRQRVELIDAPCFTAPVKLRWRKRRWLCPEPMCPVTSFMEQDPDVARPRALLTARATSWAIGQMRRENASVQGMARQLGCTWRTLWRAVKPILETAAADETRFVGVTSLGVDEHIWHHVSTKPVDQGGRGPKEFTGMVDLTRDKDGRVRARLLDLVPGRSGEAYTSWLRDRGDTFRKGVEIATLDPFHGYKNAIDDQLDDVIAVLDAFHVVKLGTAAVDEVRRRVQQDIHGHRGRRDDPLYRIRNLLRAGKEHLTDRQKTRLETAFSVDDRHVEVEVAWHCAQQLRSVYHQSNHADGRRVAEKILASFPSCPIPEIARLGRTLNRWRDALLGYFTTGGANNGGTEAINGLIELARRVARGFRNPDNYRLRMLLIGDGLRL, from the coding sequence ATGACCGATTCTACTTCCTGCTGCCGTGCGTCCAGCGGTTACTGCGAGCGCTGCGACCTTCTGCTGGGTCTGCCCGGGCTTCACGTGGTCGGTGTCCATCGCGACGACGCGGGGCTTCGGGTTGAGGTCGAATCCCGGCCGCCGGCGGTGATGGGCTGCCCCGCCTGCGGGGTCATTGCGCATGCGCATGGCCGGCAGCGGGTGGAGTTGATTGACGCGCCGTGCTTCACCGCGCCGGTGAAGCTGCGGTGGCGGAAACGACGCTGGTTGTGTCCCGAGCCGATGTGTCCGGTGACCTCGTTCATGGAACAAGACCCCGACGTCGCGCGGCCCAGAGCGTTGCTCACCGCGCGGGCGACGTCGTGGGCGATCGGGCAGATGCGGCGGGAGAACGCCTCGGTTCAGGGGATGGCCCGGCAGCTCGGCTGCACTTGGAGGACCCTGTGGCGAGCGGTCAAGCCGATCCTCGAGACTGCCGCCGCCGACGAGACCCGGTTCGTCGGTGTCACCTCGCTGGGCGTCGACGAACACATCTGGCATCACGTCTCCACCAAGCCCGTCGACCAGGGCGGCCGCGGCCCGAAGGAGTTCACCGGCATGGTCGATCTCACCCGCGACAAGGACGGACGCGTCCGGGCCCGGCTCCTGGACCTGGTCCCGGGCCGCTCTGGTGAGGCCTACACGTCGTGGCTGCGTGACCGCGGCGACACGTTCCGCAAGGGCGTCGAGATCGCCACCCTGGACCCATTCCACGGCTACAAGAATGCGATCGACGACCAGTTGGACGACGTCATCGCGGTGCTCGACGCCTTCCACGTGGTCAAGCTCGGCACGGCCGCGGTCGATGAGGTCCGCCGCCGGGTCCAGCAAGACATCCACGGCCACCGCGGCCGCAGAGATGATCCGCTGTATCGGATCCGCAACCTGCTGCGTGCCGGGAAGGAGCATCTCACCGACCGGCAGAAGACCCGCCTGGAGACCGCGTTCAGCGTTGACGACCGTCACGTCGAAGTCGAGGTCGCCTGGCACTGCGCCCAACAGCTCCGCTCGGTCTATCACCAGTCGAATCACGCCGACGGCCGCAGGGTCGCGGAGAAGATCCTTGCCTCGTTCCCGTCGTGTCCGATCCCGGAGATCGCCCGCCTCGGCCGCACCCTGAACCGGTGGCGAGACGCGCTCCTGGGCTACTTCACCACCGGCGGCGCCAACAACGGCGGAACCGAAGCCATCAACGGGTTGATCGAACTCGCACGCCGCGTCGCCCGAGGTTTCCGTAACCCCGACAACTACCGCCTCAGAATGCTCCTCATCGGCGACGGTCTACGACTATGA
- a CDS encoding glyoxalase superfamily protein codes for MNDQTHCNLCADVMWRAELRADINLELIAVAFGYKNWNTFVASEDAGPLTVPIIRTFPGPEADRFYLRFLGFSVDWEHRFEPSLPLYRQISRDGIVLHLSEHHGDATPGSAVRLRVADVATLQQQLLTSSIYPLRIGLESQEWGDELAIPDPFGNTLIFHTPRE; via the coding sequence ATGAACGACCAGACCCACTGCAACCTGTGCGCCGATGTCATGTGGCGGGCCGAGCTGCGCGCCGACATCAACCTCGAGCTGATCGCCGTCGCGTTCGGCTACAAGAACTGGAACACCTTCGTCGCATCGGAAGACGCGGGCCCCCTCACTGTGCCGATCATCCGCACGTTCCCCGGCCCGGAGGCCGACCGCTTCTACCTCCGGTTCCTGGGGTTCAGCGTCGACTGGGAGCACCGATTCGAGCCTTCGCTCCCGCTCTACCGGCAGATCTCCCGAGACGGGATCGTGCTACACCTAAGCGAGCACCACGGTGACGCCACACCCGGATCCGCAGTACGCCTCCGCGTCGCCGACGTCGCCACCCTCCAGCAGCAGCTGCTCACAAGCTCCATCTACCCACTACGCATCGGCCTCGAATCCCAAGAATGGGGAGACGAACTCGCAATCCCCGACCCCTTCGGCAACACCCTGATCTTTCACACACCACGCGAGTGA
- a CDS encoding C39 family peptidase encodes MTTFLLAMPVHAWADPGTETTDDIQFGIDYTPPSERDEQSPEAQEHIAEALLTYQTVAGLTASDQAAIEAELAELEKDNPEAVVEAREDAAAKRMSRAAAAVPPTARTFVMTHQKQANGYYCGPATASMIAKYKGKSCSQATLAGSTYLKTDANGATKWALKVMAPTLNKIVGTTEYQQIQSPTLASLKASFVNNIGENYLPVAVDTYEYANSAHYNGHPKTKNIGHWIVGHGYSRSGSTLAFHDPAQGVWSGVTVPETFTYSASGFHQWVTTNGIVA; translated from the coding sequence ATGACTACGTTCCTGCTCGCTATGCCTGTGCACGCTTGGGCAGACCCCGGAACTGAGACGACTGACGACATTCAGTTCGGGATCGACTACACCCCTCCGAGCGAGCGGGATGAGCAGTCGCCCGAAGCTCAGGAACACATCGCGGAAGCTCTGCTCACTTACCAAACGGTCGCTGGTCTGACAGCGAGCGATCAAGCAGCCATCGAAGCTGAGCTCGCCGAGCTGGAGAAGGATAATCCTGAAGCGGTTGTCGAGGCACGTGAAGATGCTGCGGCCAAGAGGATGTCACGCGCCGCCGCCGCCGTTCCACCCACCGCAAGGACTTTCGTGATGACTCACCAGAAGCAGGCCAACGGGTACTACTGCGGGCCGGCGACGGCATCGATGATCGCCAAGTACAAGGGCAAGTCCTGCTCCCAGGCGACCTTGGCAGGATCCACTTACCTGAAGACCGACGCCAATGGCGCGACCAAGTGGGCGCTCAAGGTGATGGCTCCCACGCTGAATAAGATCGTCGGTACCACCGAGTATCAGCAGATCCAGAGCCCAACGTTGGCCAGTCTGAAAGCCTCTTTCGTCAATAACATCGGAGAAAACTACCTCCCGGTCGCCGTCGACACCTACGAGTATGCCAACAGTGCTCACTACAACGGACATCCCAAGACCAAGAACATTGGTCACTGGATCGTAGGCCACGGGTACAGCAGGAGCGGCAGCACTCTCGCATTCCACGACCCCGCCCAGGGCGTGTGGTCAGGTGTCACCGTGCCAGAGACATTCACCTATTCTGCGTCGGGCTTCCATCAGTGGGTGACAACTAACGGGATCGTTGCGTGA
- a CDS encoding ISL3 family transposase, which translates to MTDSTSCCRASSGYCERCDLLLGLPGLHVVGVHRDDAGLRVEVESRPPAVMGCPACGVIAHAHGRQRVELIDAPCFTAPVKLRWRKRRWLCPEPMCPVTSFMEQDPDVARPRALLTARATSWAIGQMRRENASVQGMARQLGCTWRTLWRAVKPILETAAADETRFVGVTSLGVDEHIWHHVSTKPVDQGGRGPKEFTGMVDLTRDKDGRVRARLLDLVPGRSGEAYTSWLRDRGDTFRKGVEIATLDPFHGYKNAIDDQLDDVIAVLDAFHVVKLGTAAVDEVRRRVQQDIHGHRGRRDDPLYRIRNLLRAGKEHLTDRQKTRLETAFSVDDRHVEVEVAWHCAQQLRSVYHQSNHADGRRVAEKILASFPSCPIPEIARLGRTLNRWRDALLGYFTTGGANNGGTEAINGLIELARRVARGFRNPGNYRLRMLLIGALRT; encoded by the coding sequence ATGACCGATTCTACTTCCTGCTGCCGTGCGTCCAGCGGTTACTGCGAGCGCTGCGACCTTCTGCTGGGTCTGCCCGGGCTTCACGTGGTCGGTGTCCATCGCGACGACGCGGGGCTTCGGGTTGAGGTCGAATCCCGGCCGCCGGCGGTGATGGGCTGCCCCGCCTGCGGGGTCATTGCGCATGCGCATGGCCGGCAGCGGGTGGAGTTGATTGACGCGCCGTGCTTCACCGCGCCGGTGAAGCTGCGGTGGCGGAAACGACGCTGGTTGTGTCCCGAGCCGATGTGTCCGGTGACCTCGTTCATGGAACAAGACCCCGACGTCGCGCGGCCCAGAGCGTTGCTCACCGCGCGGGCGACGTCGTGGGCGATCGGGCAGATGCGGCGGGAGAACGCCTCGGTTCAGGGGATGGCCCGGCAGCTCGGCTGCACTTGGAGGACCCTGTGGCGAGCGGTCAAGCCGATCCTCGAGACTGCCGCCGCCGACGAGACCCGGTTCGTCGGTGTCACCTCGCTGGGCGTCGACGAACACATCTGGCATCACGTCTCCACCAAGCCCGTCGACCAGGGCGGCCGCGGCCCGAAGGAGTTCACCGGCATGGTCGATCTCACCCGCGACAAGGACGGACGCGTCCGGGCCCGGCTCCTGGACCTGGTCCCGGGCCGCTCTGGTGAGGCCTACACGTCGTGGCTGCGTGACCGCGGCGACACGTTCCGCAAGGGCGTCGAGATCGCCACCCTGGACCCATTCCACGGCTACAAGAATGCGATCGACGACCAGTTGGACGACGTCATCGCGGTGCTCGACGCCTTCCACGTGGTCAAGCTCGGCACGGCCGCGGTCGATGAGGTCCGCCGCCGGGTCCAGCAAGACATCCACGGCCACCGCGGCCGCAGAGATGATCCGCTGTATCGGATCCGCAACCTGCTGCGTGCCGGGAAGGAGCATCTCACCGACCGGCAGAAGACCCGCCTGGAGACCGCGTTCAGCGTTGACGACCGTCACGTCGAAGTCGAGGTCGCCTGGCACTGCGCCCAACAGCTCCGCTCGGTCTATCACCAGTCGAATCACGCCGACGGCCGCAGGGTCGCGGAGAAGATCCTTGCCTCGTTCCCGTCGTGTCCGATCCCGGAGATCGCCCGCCTCGGCCGCACCCTGAACCGGTGGCGAGACGCGCTCCTGGGCTACTTCACCACCGGCGGCGCCAACAACGGCGGAACCGAAGCCATCAACGGGTTGATCGAACTCGCACGCCGCGTCGCCCGAGGTTTCCGTAACCCCGGCAACTACCGCCTCAGAATGCTCCTCATCGGGGCTCTTCGTACCTGA
- a CDS encoding helix-turn-helix transcriptional regulator: MPLNKRMRMARVALDLTQQDLAKQVGVSRQTISMIEAGDHNPTLNLCIDICKSLKTDLNTLFWEESSK, from the coding sequence ATGCCACTCAACAAGCGGATGCGGATGGCTCGCGTTGCGCTGGACCTCACCCAGCAAGACCTAGCCAAACAGGTGGGAGTCTCCAGGCAGACGATCTCAATGATCGAGGCTGGCGACCACAATCCCACGCTGAACCTCTGCATCGACATCTGCAAATCCCTAAAAACAGACCTCAACACCCTCTTCTGGGAAGAAAGCAGTAAATGA